The DNA window TAGATCTAGAACAAAATGAGCAGATGGAGGAAGTTATAACTGCCATGCGACGCTCGGGTAAGTTTTATACACAGACCGAGATGGCTTCCCTTCTGAATTATTCTCCTAGTCATTTCTCAAGGTTATTCTCTGAAAAGTATGGCGTTGCTTATAGTAGTTATATCATTTTACATAAATTGAAAAGAGCCTTTATCCTGATGAATGAAGGGTACTCCTTAACCAGCGCCGCGCATGAAGCCGGCTTCAGTCATTCCGCGCATTTAGCTTCCGTAGCCAAAAAAACGTTGGGCATGTCGTTAACACAAATAAAAAAAGATAGCATAAATTTGAAAGTCATCCCTCCAGGACAGCATTAAACTGTAGCTGAAGGGGGCGAGAACATGAAGTCATATTTATGTGAAACTCAATTGTTAGATTATAAACAATCAGTGATTGAAGATTTGATTGATTCGCGTCAATGGAGGCAGATTGAATCCTCTCAAGAGCTTATTTCAGAAGTCTATAATTTTGTCAGAAATGAGATCAAATTCGGCTATAATCGGGGAGATGCGCTGACTGCAAGTGAAATACTGGGGGATGGCTTAGGCCAATGCAATACGAAGAACATCTTGCTTAGAGGTGTTGGGGTACCTTGTAGGATTCAAGGATTCACGATTGATAAGACGATGCAAAAGGGTGCTTTGACTGGAGTCACATATAGGCTGGCACCCAAAAAAATTATCCATGCCTATACTGAAGTGTTTTATAATCAAGAATGGCTTGCTCTGGAGGGAGTGATTGTTGACGATCAATTGCTCTCACAAACGAAGAGTCATCTCAGTGATCAAGGGGATAAATTACTCGGTTATGGTGTTTCCGTAAAGAAAAGCGATGGATTCAATACGTGCTTTTACGGAAAGTCTACCTATATCCAGTTCGCCTCGGTAATAGATCATTTAGGAACCTATAATTCTCCGGACGAGTTATTCCAACAGTACTCGAATAACAGATTGAAGTTCAAAATGTGGATTTTTAATACGTTTATGCGAAGAAGAATTAAT is part of the Paenibacillus segetis genome and encodes:
- a CDS encoding transglutaminase domain-containing protein, producing the protein MKSYLCETQLLDYKQSVIEDLIDSRQWRQIESSQELISEVYNFVRNEIKFGYNRGDALTASEILGDGLGQCNTKNILLRGVGVPCRIQGFTIDKTMQKGALTGVTYRLAPKKIIHAYTEVFYNQEWLALEGVIVDDQLLSQTKSHLSDQGDKLLGYGVSVKKSDGFNTCFYGKSTYIQFASVIDHLGTYNSPDELFQQYSNNRLKFKMWIFNTFMRRRINTNLQKIRDYGVRYSIKLVATNFQKYKR